A single Fundulus heteroclitus isolate FHET01 chromosome 4, MU-UCD_Fhet_4.1, whole genome shotgun sequence DNA region contains:
- the si:cabz01068815.1 gene encoding solute carrier family 51 subunit beta, translated as MHNMLDTWIFLLLLVPGGWMFMIHNTQYGLCLEDSADTGQVLMKKCNLDSQAQQWVWMNHGMLMCVASSRCLSAQQNHPVQTQPCQDSDMDAAEMMWDCTSNRLISRNTSLMLSTNGQEVILTNHLKHFQWKSLDEGDICKTRLRPRRASEDQDQLEDPEQSADEGKGMTEKQRDYFRWLYRTEDSTIWTFVLLGLAFVCLLIGFLLLGMGTMANRTRKKIAKYKEAASLFKKDEGEELHVISDPRNNGTSSLPQDHTSSISEGDTNEFKAGDIVVTWKDGNTSCLYSDHVVEEMQEEKVEKEQEEKQLEVWQEREAQCEGSMTK; from the exons ATATGCTTGACACCTGGATATTCCTACTTCTCCTTGTCCCAG GGGGATGGATGTTCATGATCCATAACACACAGTATGGCCTGTGTCTGGAGGATTCAGCTGACACAGGTCAAGTCCTCATGAAAAAGTGTAACCTTGACTCACAGGCCCAACAGTGGGTCTGGATGAATCACGGCATGTTGATGTGTGTTGCATCATCCAGATGTCTGTCAGCTCAACAGAACCATCCAGTCCAAACCCAGCCTTGCCAAGATTCAGATATGGATGCTGCAGAAATGATGTGGGACTGTACCAGTAACAGACTGATCAGCAGAAACACATCCTTAATGTTGTCAACCAATGGCCAAGAAGTGATTCTCACAAATCATCTCAAACATTTTCAGTGGAAATCTCTTGATGAGGGGGACATCTGTAAAACAAGACTCA GACCCAGGAGAGCATCTGAGGACCAGGACCAGCTTGAGGATCCAGAACAATCAGCAGATGAGGGGAAAGGCATGACGGAAAAGCAGAGAGACTACTTTCGCTGGTTGTACCGCACCGAGGACT CAACTATTTGGACATTTGTTCTATTGGGACTGGCCTTTGTCTGTTTGCTCATTGGGTTTTTGCTGCTTGGAATGGGAACCATGGCCAACAG GACCAGAAAGAAGATAGCTAAATACAAGGAAGCTGCATCCCTTTTTAAGAAAGATGAAGGCGAAGAGCTTCATGTCATTTCTGATCCTCGGAATAACGGCACATCTTCACTGCCCCAGGATCACACATCGTCCATATCTGAGGGCGACACAAATGAATTTAAGGCAGGAGACATTGTGGTCACATGGAAAGATGGCAACACCTCCTGTCTGTATTCCGATCATGTTGTCGAGGAGATGCAGGAAGAGaaagtggagaaagaacagGAGGAGAAACAGCTGGAGGTGTGGCAGGAAAGAGAGGCTCAGTGTGAAGGGAGCATGACAAAGTGA